One window of bacterium genomic DNA carries:
- a CDS encoding DUF1223 domain-containing protein: MRKAALLSVILLALSAGAAAAKPPVLVELFTAQGCGSCDDANAHLGRLADRPGVLALTFSVDYWDYLGWTDTFARPE, translated from the coding sequence TGCGGAAGGCCGCCCTGCTCAGCGTGATCCTGCTCGCCCTTTCGGCGGGCGCAGCGGCGGCCAAGCCGCCGGTGCTCGTGGAACTGTTCACGGCGCAGGGCTGCGGCTCGTGCGACGACGCCAACGCGCACCTCGGCCGGCTGGCCGACCGGCCCGGCGTGCTCGCCCTGACCTTCTCGGTGGACTACTGGGACTACCTCGGCTGGACCGACACCTTCGCCAGGCCGGAGTA